Proteins encoded together in one Panthera uncia isolate 11264 chromosome A2, Puncia_PCG_1.0, whole genome shotgun sequence window:
- the FLNC gene encoding filamin-C isoform X3, with translation MMNNSSYSEAAGLGLGDEVDDMPSTEKDLAEDAPWKKIQQNTFTRWCNEHLKCVGKRLTDLQRDLSDGLRLIALLEVLSQKRMYRKFHPRPNFRQMKLENVSVALEFLEREHIKLVSIDSKAIVDGNLKLILGLIWTLILHYSISMPMWEDEEDEDARKQTPKQRLLGWIQNKVPQLPITNFNRDWQDGKALGALVDNCAPGLCPDWEAWDPNQPVENAREAMQQADDWLGVPQVIAPEEIVDPNVDEHSVMTYLSQFPKAKLKPGAPVRSKQLNPKKAIAYGPGIEPHGNTVLQPAHFTVQTVDAGVGEVLVYIEDPEGHTEEAKVVPNNDKNRTYAVSYVPKVAGLHKVTVLFAGQNIERSPFEVNVGMALGDANKVSARGPGLEPVGNVANKPTYFDIYTAGAGTGDVAVVIVDPQGRRDTVEVALEDKGDSTFRCTYRPVMEGPHTVHVAFAGAPITRSPFPVHVAEACNPNACRASGRGLQPKGVRVKEVADFKVFTKGAGSGELKVTVKGPKGTEEPVKVREAGDGVFECEYHPVVPGKYVVTITWGGYAIPRSPFEVQVSPEAGAQKVRAWGPGLKTGQVGKSADFVVEAIGTEVGTLGFSIEGPSQAKIECDDKGDGSCDVRYWPTEPGEYAVHVICDDEDIRDSPFIAHIQPAAPDCFPDKVKAFGPGLEPTGCIVDKPAEFTIDARAAGKGDLNLYAQDADGCPVNIMVIPNGDGTFRCSYVPTKPIKHTIIISWGGVNVPKSPFRVNVGEGSHPERVKVYGPGVEKTGLKANEPTYFTVDCSEAGQGDVSIGIKCAPGVVGPAEADIDFDIIKNDNDTFTVKYTPPGAGRYTIMVLFANQEIPASPFHIKVDPSHDASKVKAEGPGLNRTGVEVGKPTHFTVLTKGAGKAKLDVHFAGAAKGEAVRDFEIIDNHDYSYTVKYTAVQQGNMAVTVTYGGDPVPKSPFVVNVAPPLDLSKVKVQGLNSKVAVGQEQAFSVNTRGAGGQGQLDVRMTSPSRRPIPCKLEPGGGAETQAVRYMPPEEGPYKVDITYDGHPVPGSPFAVEGVLPPDPSKVCAYGPGLKGGLVGTPAPFSIDTKGAGTGGLGLTVEGPCEAKIECQDNGDGSCAVSYLPTEPGEYTINILFAEAHIPGSPFKATIRPVFDPSKVRASGPGLERGKAGEAATFTVDCSEAGEAELTIEILSDAGVKAEVLIHNNADGTYHITYSPAFPGTYTITIKYGGHPVPKFPTRVHVQPAVDTSGVKVSGPGVEPHGVLREVTTEFTVDARSLTATGGNHVTARVLNPSGAKTDTYVTDNGDGTYRVQYTAYEEGVHLVEVLYDDVAVPKSPFRVGVTEGCDPTRVRAFGPGLESGLVNKANHFTVETRGAGTGGLGLAIEGPSEAKMSCKDNKDGSCTVEYIPFTAGDYDVNITFGGRPIPGSPFRVPVKDVVDPGKVKCSGPGLGAGVRARVPQTFTVDCSQAGRAPLQVAVLGPTGVAEPVEVRDKGDGTHTVHYTPATDGPYTVAVKYADQEVPRSPFKIKVLPAHDASKVRASGPGLNASGIPASLPVEFTIDARDAGEGLLTVQILDPEGKPKKANIRDNGDGTYTVSYLPDMSGRYTITIKYGGDEIPYSPFRIHALPTGDASKCLVTVSIGGHGLGACLGPRIQIGEETVITVDAKAAGKGKVTCTVSTPDGAELDVDVVENHDGTFDIYYTAPEPGKYVITIRFGGEHIPNSPFHVLACDPMPHVEEPPDVLQPHRPGPYPTHWATEEPVVPVEPMESMLRPFNLVIPFTVQKGELTGEVRMPSGKTARPNITDNKDGTITVRYAPTEKGLHQMGIKYDGNHIPGSPLQFYVDAINSRHVSAYGPGLSHGMVNKPATFTIVTKDAGEGGLSLAVEGPSKAEITCKDNKDGTCTVSYLPTAPGDYSIIVRFDDKHIPGSPFTAKITGDDSMRTSQLNVGTSTDVSLKITESDLSLLTASIRAPSGNEEPCLLKRLPNRHIGISFTPKEVGEHVVSVRKSGKHVTNSPFKILVGPSEIGDASKVRVWGKGLSEGHTFQVAEFIVDTRNAGYGGLGLSIEGPSKVDINCEDMEDGTCKVTYCPTEPGTYIINIKFADKHVPGSPFTVKVTGEGRMKESITRRRQAPSIATIGSTCDLNLKIPGNWFQMVSAQERLTRTFTRSSHTYTRTERTEISKTRGGETKREVRVEESTQVGGDPFPAVFGDFLGRERLGSFGSITRQQEGEASSQDMTAQVTSPSGKMEAAEIVEGEDSAYSVRFVPQEMGPHTVTVKYRGQHVPGSPFQFTVGPLGEGGAHKVRAGGTGLERGVAGVPAEFSIWTREAGAGGLSIAVEGPSKAEISFEDRKDGSCGVSYVVQEPGDYEVSIKFNDEHIPDSPFVVPVASLSDDARRLTVTSLQETGLKVNQPASFAVQLNGARGVIDARVHTPSGAVEECYVSELDSDKHTIRFIPHENGVHSIDVKFNGAHIPGSPFKIRVGEQSQAGDPGLVSAYGPGLEGGTTGVSSEFIVNTLNAGSGALSVTIDGPSKVQLDCRECPEGHVVTYTPMAPGNYLIAIKYGGPQHIVGSPFKAKVTGPRLSGGHSLHETSTVLVETVTKSSSSRGSSYSSIPKFSSDASKVVTRGPGLSQAFVGQKNSFTVDCSKAGTNMMMVGVHGPKTPCEEVYVKHMGNRVYNVTYTVKEKGDYILIVKWGDESVPGSPFKVNVP, from the exons CGAGGAGATTGTGGACCCCAACGTGGATGAGCATTCTGTCATGACCTACCTGTCCCAGTTCCCCAAGGCCAAACTCAAACCTGGTGCCCCTGTTCGCTCTAAACAGCTGAACCCCAAGAAGGCCATCGCCTACGGGCCTG GCATCGAGCCCCACGGCAACACTGTGCTACAGCCTGCCCACTTCACCGTGCAGACGGTGGATGCCGGCGTGGGCGAGGTGCTGGTCTACATTGAGGACCCTGAGGGCCACACCGAGGAG GCCAAAGTGGTTCCCAACAATGACAAGAACCGCACCTATGCTGTCTCCTATGTGCCCAAGGTTGCTGGGTTGCACAAG GTGACTGTGCTCTTTGCTGGCCAGAATATCGAACGCAGTCCCTTTGAGGTGAACGTGGGCATGGCTCTGGGAGATGCCAACAAGGTGTCAGCCCGTGGCCCTGGCCTGGAGCCTGTGGGCAATGTGGCCAACAAACCCACGTACTTTGACATCTATACTGCGG GGGCCGGCACTGGTGATGTTGCCGTGGTGATCGTGGACCCGCAGGGCCGGCGGGACACAGTGGAGGTGGCCCTGGAGGACAAGGGCGACAGCACGTTCCGTTGCACGTACAGGCCTGTGATGGAGGGGCCCCACACGGTGCATGTGGCCTTCGCTGGTGCCCCCATCACCCGCAGTCCTTTCCCCGTCCATGTAGCTGAAG CCTGTAACCCTAACGCCTGCCGTGCCTCTGGGCGGGGCCTGCAGCCCAAGGGTGTGCGTGTGAAAGAGGTGGCTGATTTCAAGGTGTTCACTAAGGGTGCCGGCAGCGGAGAGCTCAAGGTCACAGTCAAAGGGCCAA AGGGCACAGAAGAGCCAGTGAAAGTGCGAGAGGCTGGAGATGGTGTGTTCGAGTGTGAGTACCACCCTGTGGTGCCTGGGAAGTATGTGGTGACCATCACGTGGGGCGGCTATGCCATCCCCCGCAG TCCTTTTGAGGTACAGGTGAGCCCAGAGGCAGGAGCACAGAAGGTACGGGCCTGGGGTCCCGGCCTGAAAACTGGCCAGGTGGGGAAGTCGGCCGACTTTGTGGTGGAGGCCATTGGCACGGAGGTGGGGACACTGG GATTCTCCATCGAGGGGCCCTCACAGGCCAAGATCGAGTGTGATGACAAGGGGGATGGCTCCTGCGATGTGCGGTACTGGCCCACGGAACCTGGGGAGTACGCCGTGCACGTCATCTGCGATGACGAGGACATCCGAGACTCACCCTTCATTGCCCACATCCAGCCAGCCGCACCTGACTGCTTCCCGGATAAG GTGAAGGCCTTTGGGCCTGGCCTGGAGCCCACTGGCTGCATTGTGGACAAGCCTGCAGAGTTCACCATCGATGCCCGTGCTGCTGGCAAGGGAGACCTGAACCTGTATGCCCAG GATGCTGATGGCTGCCCTGTCAACATCATGGTCATCCCCAATGGCGACGGCACCTTCCGCTGCTCCTACGTGCCCACCAAGCCCATTAAACACACCATCATCATCTCCTGGGGAGGCGTCAATGTGCCCAAGAGCCCCTTCCGG GTGAACGTGGGAGAAGGCAGTCACCCCGAGCGGGTGAAGGTGTATGGCCCAGGCGTGGAGAAGACGGGCCTCAAGGCCAACGAGCCTACCTATTTCACCGTGGACTGCAGCGAGGCTGGGCAAG GTGACGTGAGTATCGGCATCAAGTGCGCTCCCGGAGTGGTGGGCCCTGCAGAAGCTGACATCGACTTTGACATCATCAAGAACGACAATGACACCTTCACAGTCAAGTACACCCCCCCAGGGGCCGGCCGCTACACCATTATGGTGCTGTTTGCCAACCAG GAGATCCCTGCCAGCCCCTTCCACATTAAGGTGGACCCATCCCACGATGCCAGCAAAGTCAAGGCCGAGGGCCCTGGGCTGAACCGCACGG GTGTGGAAGTCGGGAAGCCCACTCACTTCACGGTGCTGACCAAGGGAGCCGGCAAGGCCAAGCTGGACGTGCACTTTGCCGGGGCTGCCAAGGGTGAGGCCGTGCGGGACTTTGAAATCATCGACAACCATGACTACTCCTACACCGTCAAGTACACGGCCGTCCAGCAG GGCAACATGGCAGTGACGGTGACCTACGGTGGGGACCCTGTCCCCAAGAGCCCCTTTGTGGTGAATGTGGCACCCCCATTGGATCTCAGCAAAGTCAAAGTTCAAGGCCTGAACAGCA AGGTGGCTGTGGGGCAAGAACAGGCCTTCTCTGTGAACACACGTGGGGCTGGCGGTCAAGGGCAGCTGGATGTGCGGATGACTTCACCCTCCCGTCGCCCCATCCCTTGCAAGCTGGAGCCTGGGGGCGGAGCTGAAACCCAGGCCGTGCGCTACATGCCCCCTGAGGAGGGACCCTACAAGGTGGACATCACCTACGATGGTCACCCAGTGCCCGGTAGCCCCTTTGCTGTGGAGGGTGTCCTGCCCCCCGATCCCTCCAAG GTCTGTGCTTATGGGCCTGGTCTCAAGGGCGGCCTGGTAGGCACCCCGGCACCGTTCTCCATTGACACCAAGGGGGCTGGCACGGGCGGCCTGGGGCTGACTGTGGAGGGCCCCTGTGAGGCCAAGATTGAGTGCCAGGACAACGGTGATGGCTCATGTGCTGTCAGCTACCTGCCCACGGAGCCCGGCGAGTACACCATCAACATCTTGTTTGCCGAAGCCCACATCCCTGGCTCACCCTTCAAGGCCACCATCCGGCCCGTGTTCGACCCGAGCAAGGTGCGGGCCAGTGGGCCGGGCCTGGAGCGTGGCAAGGCTGGCGAGGCGGCCACCTTCACAGTGGACTGCTCGGAGGCTGGCGAGGCTGAGCTGACCATCGAGATCCTGTCGGACGCCGGTGTCAAGGCCGAGGTGCTGATCCACAACAATGCCGACGGCACCTACCACATCACCTACAGCCCCGCCTTTCCTGGCACCTACACAATTACCATCAAGTATGGCGGGCACCCTGTCCCCAAATTCCCTACCCGCGTCCACGTGCAGCCTGCTGTCGACACCAGTGGAGTCAAGGTCTCAGGGCCCGGGGTGGAGCCTCACG GTGTCCTGCGTGAGGTGACCACTGAGTTCACTGTGGACGCAAGATCCCTAACAGCGACAGGTGGGAACCACGTGACAGCTCGTGTGCTCAACCCCTCGGGTGCTAAGACGGACACCTATGTGACAGACAACGGGGACGGCACCTACCGAGTGCAGTACACAGCCTATGAAGAGG GCGTGCATCTGGTGGAGGTCCTGTATGATGACGTAGCTGTGCCCAAGAGCCCCTTCCGAGTGGGCGTGACCGAGGGCTGTGACCCCACCCGCGTGAGGGCCTTTGGGCCCGGCCTGGAGAGCGGCTTGGTCAACAAGGCCAACCACTTCACTGTGGAGACCAG GGGAGCTGGCACCGGAGGCCTTGGCCTAGCCATCGAGGGCCCCTCAGAAGCCAAGATGTCCTGCAAGGACAACAAAGATGGCAGCTGTACCGTGGAGTACATCCCTTTCACCGCTGGAGACTACGACGTCAACATCACCTTTGGGGGGCGGCCCATCCCAG GGAGCCCGTTCCGGGTGCCGGTGAAGGATGTGGTGGACCCTGGGAAGGTGAAGTGCTcagggccggggctgggggccggTGTCAGGGCCCGGGTACCCCAGACCTTCACGGTGGACTGCAGCCAAGCCGGCCGGGCCCCACTGCAAGTGGCCGTGCTGGGCCCCACAG GTGTAGCCGAGCCTGTAGAGGTGCGTGACAAGGGAGATGGCACCCACACCGTCCACTACACCCCAGCCACCGATGGGCCCTACACGGTAGCCGTCAAGTATGCTGACCAGGAGGTACCACGCAG CCctttcaagatcaaggtgcttcCTGCCCATGATGCCAGCAAGGTGCGGGCCAGCGGCCCCGGCCTCAACGCCTCTGGCATCCCTGCCAGCCTGCCCGTGGAGTTCACCATCGATGCCCGGGACGCCGGTGAGGGTTTGCTCACCGTCCAGATCCTG gaCCCGGAGGGAAAGCCCAAGAAAGCCAACATCCGAGACAACGGGGATGGCACGTACACCGTGTCCTACCTGCCAGACATGAGTGGCCGGTACACCATCACCATCAAGTATGGCGGCGACGAGATCCCCTACTCGCCCTTCCGCATCCACGCCCTGCCCACTGGGGATGCCAGCAAGTGTCTTGTCACAG TGTCCATTGGAGGCCATGGCCTGG GTGCCTGCTTGGGACCCCGCATCCAGATCGGGGAGGAGACAGTGATCACGGTGGACGCCAAGGCGGCAGGCAAGGGGAAGGTGACGTGCACGGTATCCACTCCGGATGGGGCGGAGCTCGACGTGGATGTGGTTGAGAACCACGATGGTACCTTTGACATCTACTATACAGCGCCCGAGCCGGGCAAGTACGTCATCACCATCCGCTTCGGAGGCGAGCACATCCCCAACAGCCCCTTCCACGTGCTG GCGTGTGACCCCATGCCCCACGTGGAGGAGCCTCCCGATGTGCTGCAGCCGCACCGGCCCGGCCCCTACCCCACACACTGG gccacagAGGAGCCAGTGGTGCCTGTAGAGCCAATGGAGTCCATGCTTAGGCCCTTCAACCTGGTCATCCCCTTCACCGTGCAGAAAGGGGAACTCACAG GGGAGGTACGGATGCCCTCTGGGAAAACAGCCCGGCCCAACATCACCGACAATAAGGATGGAACCATCACGGTGAGGTATGCACCCACCGAGAAAGGCCTGCACCAGATGGGGATCAAGTATGATGGCAACCACATCCCTG gAAGCCCCCTGCAGTTTTACGTGGATGCCATCAATAGCCGCCATGTGAGTGCTTATGGGCCAGGCCTGAGCCATGGCATGGTCAACAAGCCGGCCACCTTCACCATTGTCACCAAGGATGCTGGGGAAG GGGGCCTGTCCCTGGCTGTGGAGGGCCCATCCAAGGCAGAGATCACCTGCAAGGACAACAAGGATGGCACCTGCACCGTATCCTACTTACCCACAGCGCCTGGAGACTACAGCATCATCGTGCGCTTTGATGACAAGCACATCCCAGGAAGCCCTTTCACGGCCAAGATCACAG GCGATGACTCGATGAGGACATCACAGCTCAATGTGGGCACCTCCACGGACGTGTCACTGAAGATCACGGAGAGTGACCTGAGCCTGCTGACTGCCAGCATCCGCGCCCCCTCAGGCAACGAGGAGCCCTGCCTATTGAAGCGCCTGCCCAACAGGCACATTG GCATCTCCTTCACCCCGAAGGAGGTTGGGGAGCACGTGGTAAGCGTGCGCAAAAGTGGCAAGCATGTCACCAACAGCCCCTTCAAGATCCTGGTGGGGCCATCTGAGATCGGAGATGCCAGCAAGGTGCGGGTCTGGGGCAAGGGCCTGTCCGAGGGACACACCTTCCAGGTGGCGGAGTTCATCGTGGACACTCGCAACGCAG GTTACGGGGGCCTGGGGTTGAGTATTGAAGGCCCTAGCAAGGTGGACATCAACTGTGAAGACATGGAAGATGGCACATGCAAAGTCACCTACTGCCCCACTGAGCCTGGCACCTACATCATAAACATCAAATTTGCTGACAAGCACGTGCCTG gAAGCCCGTTCACTGTGAAGGTTACCGGTGAGGGTCGCATGAAGGAAAGCATCACGCGGCGGAGACAGGCACCTTCCATTGCCACCATTGGCAGCACCTGTGACCTCAATCTCAAGATCCCAG GGAACTGGTTCCAGATGGTGTCTGCCCAGGAGCGCCTGACGCGCACCTTCACACGCAGCAGCCACACGTACACCCGCACAGAGCGCACGGAGATCAGCAAGACGCGCGGCGGAGAGACCAAGCGTGAGGTGCGGGTAGAGGAGTCCACCCAGGTTGGTGGAGACCCCTTCCCCGCGGTCTTCGGGGACTTCTTGGGCCGGGAGCGCCTGGGCTCCTTTGGCAGCATCACCCGGCAGCAGGAGG GGGAGGCCAGTTCCCAGGACATGACTGCACAGGTGACCAGCCCATCGGGCAAGATGGAAGCCGCAGAGATTGTCGAGGGAGAAGACAGCGCGTACAGTGTGCGTTTTGTGCCCCAGGAAATGGGGCCCCATACAGTCACCGTCAAGTACCGCGGCCAGCACGTACCTGGCAGTCCCTTTCAGTTCACTGTGGGGCCGCTGGGTGAAGGTGGTGCCCACAAAGTGCGGGCTGGAGGCACAGGACTGGAGCGAGGTGTGGCCGGTGTGCCAG CTGAATTCAGCATTTGGACCCGAGAAGCTGGTGCTGGAGGCCTGTCTATTGCCGTGGAGGGTCCCAGCAAGGCGGAGATTTCATTTGAGGACCGAAAAGATGGCTCCTGTGGGGTCTCCTATGTTGTCCAGGAACCAG GTGACTATGAGGTCTCCATCAAGTTCAATGATGAACACATACCAGACAGCCCTTTTGTGGTACCTGTGGCCTCCCTCTCAGATGATGCTCGCCGCCTCACTGTCACCAGCCTCCAG GAAACAGGGCTCAAGGTGAACCAGCCGGCGTCCTTTGCGGTGCAGCTGAATGGTGCTCGGGGTGTGATTGATGCGAGGGTGCACACGCCCTCGGGTGCGGTGGAGGAGTGCTACGTCTCTGAGCTGGACAGCG ACAAGCACACCATCCGCTTCATCCCCCACGAGAACGGCGTCCACTCTATTGATGTCAAGTTCAACGGTGCCCACATCCCTGGCAGTCCCTTCAAGATCCGCGTTGGGGAACAGAGCCAAGCTGGGGACCCAGGCTTGGTGTCAGCTTATGGTCCTGGACTTGAGGGAGGCACTACTG GCGTGTCATCAGAGTTCATTGTCAACACCCTGAATGCGGGCTCAGGGGCCTTGTCTGTCACCATCGATGGCCCCTCCAAGGTGCAGCTGGACTGTCGGGAGTGTCCTGAGGGCCATGTTGTCACTTACACTCCCATGGCTCCTGGCAACTACCTCATTGCCATCAAGTACGGTGGCCCCCAGCACATCGTGGGCAGCCCCTTCAAGGCCAAAGTCACAG GTCCCCGGCTGTCTGGAGGCCACAGCCTTCATGAAACATCCACAGTTCTGGTGGAGACCGTGACCAAATCCTCCTCAAGCCGTGGCTCCAGCTACAGCTCCATCCCCAAGTTCTCCTCGGATGCCAGCAAGGTGGTGACACGGGGCCCTGGGCTGTCCCAGGCCTTTGTGGGCCAGAAGAACTCCTTCACCGTGGACTGCAGCAAAGCAG GCACCAACATGATGATGGTGGGCGTGCATGGGCCCAAGACCCCCTGTGAGGAGGTGTACGTGAAGCACATGGGGAACCGGGTCTACAATGTCACCTACACCGTCAAGGAGAAAGGAGACTACATCCTCATTGTCAAGTGGGGCGACGAAAGTGTTCCCGGAAGCCCCTTCAAAGTCAACGTGCCCTGA